In the Candidatus Baltobacteraceae bacterium genome, one interval contains:
- the dapF gene encoding diaminopimelate epimerase, protein MNVHLELLHGAENAFALLDDREPGERTTPEYAGIARAVLDTDGLLVLLPAQAGSVRMRMFNPDGGEAEMCGNGVRCVARYLEERSEGDRFVVETLAGPIGARVVDTAPYAVETKMGVPVVGEESELEAAGQRWKFISISVGNPHAVIFVDDLDTVDLARVGPAIETHPHFPGGTNVHFVKVAGRSKLQVLHWERGAGATRACGTGIVACATAAVREGFVGAPVTVIAPGGTLRVAWTFAGEAMLTGPVEHTGARDLVVT, encoded by the coding sequence ATGAACGTCCATCTGGAGCTCTTACATGGGGCTGAAAACGCCTTTGCGCTCCTCGATGACCGCGAGCCGGGTGAGCGTACGACCCCGGAATACGCCGGGATCGCGCGGGCCGTATTGGATACGGACGGCCTCCTCGTTTTGCTGCCTGCGCAAGCGGGCAGCGTTCGGATGCGGATGTTCAACCCGGACGGCGGTGAGGCTGAAATGTGCGGCAACGGCGTTCGCTGCGTCGCGCGCTATCTTGAAGAACGAAGCGAGGGCGATCGTTTTGTTGTCGAGACCTTAGCCGGTCCGATTGGCGCTCGCGTCGTCGACACCGCTCCTTACGCTGTGGAAACGAAGATGGGCGTACCCGTCGTCGGTGAGGAGAGCGAGCTTGAGGCGGCCGGGCAACGCTGGAAATTCATCAGCATCTCGGTCGGCAATCCACACGCTGTGATTTTCGTCGACGATCTCGATACAGTCGATCTTGCGAGGGTGGGACCTGCGATCGAGACGCATCCGCACTTTCCGGGCGGAACGAACGTGCACTTCGTCAAGGTTGCGGGGCGCTCGAAGTTGCAGGTGCTGCATTGGGAACGTGGCGCAGGCGCGACTCGCGCGTGCGGAACCGGAATCGTCGCGTGCGCGACCGCTGCGGTGCGCGAAGGTTTTGTCGGTGCGCCGGTTACCGTCATCGCGCCGGGCGGTACGCTTCGTGTCGCATGGACATTTGCGGGTGAAGCGATGTTGACGGGGCCGGTCGAGCACACGGGAGCGCGCGATCTCGTCGTAACGTGA
- the hfq gene encoding RNA chaperone Hfq: protein MNARPQPLQDAYLGEVKRQAVPVVVYLMNGFQLRGVVKGFDPFTIVLEYERKSHLIYKHAVSTISPEGPFASPAFSGEEERARAGS, encoded by the coding sequence ATGAACGCGCGGCCGCAGCCTTTACAAGATGCCTATCTCGGCGAGGTCAAGCGACAAGCCGTTCCGGTTGTCGTGTACTTGATGAACGGCTTTCAGCTACGTGGGGTCGTGAAGGGCTTCGATCCGTTTACGATCGTTTTAGAGTACGAACGGAAGTCGCACCTCATCTATAAGCATGCAGTCTCGACCATTTCACCCGAGGGCCCGTTTGCGAGTCCGGCCTTTTCGGGTGAAGAAGAACGCGCGCGCGCCGGGTCTTAG